A single Mustela lutreola isolate mMusLut2 chromosome X, mMusLut2.pri, whole genome shotgun sequence DNA region contains:
- the MID1IP1 gene encoding mid1-interacting protein 1, with the protein MMQICDTYNQKHSLFNAMNRFIGAVNNMDQTVMVPSLLRDVPLAEPGLDNDVGVEVGGSGGCLEERTPPAPGPGSANGSFFAPSRDMYSHYMLLKSIRNDIEWGVLHQPPPAAGSEEGNAWKSKDILVDLSHLEGAEAGEEDLEQQFHYHLRGLHTVLSKLTRKANILTNRYKQEIGFSNWGH; encoded by the coding sequence ATGATGCAGATTTGCGACACCTACAACCAGAAGCACTCGCTCTTTAACGCCATGAACCGCTTCATCGGCGCTGTGAACAACATGGACCAGACGGTGATGGTGCCCAGCCTGCTGCGCGACGTGCCACTAGCCGAGCCGGGGCTGGACAACGACGTCGGCGTGGAGGTGGGCGGCAGTGGCGGCTGCCTTGAGGAGCGcacgcccccggcccccggcccgggCAGCGCCAACGGCAGCTTTTTCGCGCCCTCCCGGGACATGTACAGCCACTACATGCTGCTCAAGTCCATCCGCAACGACATCGAGTGGGGGGTTCTGCACCAGCCGCCGCCGGCGGCGGGGAGCGAGGAAGGCAACGCCTGGAAGTCCAAGGACATCCTGGTGGACCTGAGCCACCTAGAGGGCGCGGAAGCCGGCGAGGAGGACCTGGAACAGCAGTTCCACTACCACCTGCGCGGGCTGCACACTGTGCTCTCCAAACTCACGCGAAAAGccaacatcctcaccaacagATACAAGCAGGAGATCGGCTTCAGCAATTGGGGCCACTGA